In the genome of Malania oleifera isolate guangnan ecotype guangnan chromosome 5, ASM2987363v1, whole genome shotgun sequence, the window GAGCATTTGGATCATCATGTGGCATGCCATTGAATTGCACCGTTGAGGCCACCATTTGAAGAATAACTGGCTTTATCTCAAAGCTATTGGCTTGAATGGCAGACCGTCTAATGCTAGAGGTTGCTCTGGTGACCAAGGGAATAACATAATCTTCCAAAGTCATGTTTCCAAGTTGATCTTCCATTGCTTCGTTCTCAGTTGTGgaatccttcttcttctccttgttTTGACGTTGAAAGGTGCGTTCAATTTCAGGGTCAAAAGGTACTAAATCCAAACTTCAAGTATGTCTCATGCACAACTTGGGAAgcttgaaaataaaagaaaaataaaaacaaaactagAAATTAAGACTAagataaagaaaaatcaaattaacTTAGAACTAGTTGGTATCAAaagtaatagaaaataaatagtcCTCGACAGCAGTGCCAAAAACTTGTTGTGAAAATTCGTAAGTGCACGAAATCGTAATAAGTAATATAGTGATAAAGAAGGATGTCGAACCCATGAGGACTATTTACCTATTAACTATTGAAATTTTTCTTGCAAACATCGTCCACCACCTCATTGGCCACAAGTATAGGGTTCACTATTTGCCTCCCCCACCCCCCACGAACGCACTCTGGGCAGAAGAAATGGTATCAACGAGCACCTCACTCACTCTATCAGCTAAAAATTTAGTGACAATATTATAGACACTAGAAACAAGGCTAATAGGTATAAAATCCTCAACCTTAATAGATTTGGACTTTTTAGGCACCAAGGAAATAAAAGAGGAGTTGATGCTTTTGCTCAAGATCACATTCCCAAATAATTCAGTAAAAACTTTCAACAAATCGCCTTTAACAacctcccaacaatcttgaaaaaaaagTATGTTAAACCCATTCAGGTGGGGCCTTCAAAGGGTCTTCTTACCTAACTCTTCTGATCAATGGAAATAGGATTCCAGTCCAACCCCTTTAACATTGGTCTACAACAATCTTCCTCCAAACATAAGTTCTAAAAGAAGTCGGTAAAAGTGGATGCAATCTGACCTTGATCACTAGTGACCATCCCTTCCCCactccccccccaaaaaaaaaaatcttactccCTTACCAAATTTTTACCCCTCTTGCCATTAGTTAACCTGTGAAAGAAAGAAGAATTACAATCGTCTTCTTTAACCCATTTGAATTTAgtcttttgcctccaactccTAAATTCCTGAAAGATCACCTCTTCCAACTCGTTTTTCAAAGAAACTCTTCCAATTTGCTCGCTGTTTGAGAGAATTGACTCCTCCGCCTTCCTATCCAGGAGGGCCAACTCTCCCAAGAGTCTAGATTTTCTAATTGTAACATCCACAAAGACTTCTTTCTTATAAACTTTTAGCTTCTCCTTCAAACGTTTCAATTGTTCATGAATCTAAAACCTTCCCAACCCCTTTCCATATCCTTCCCCAAGACTCTCTGACCAAAGGCTTAAAAGTCACATGACCCAGCCATATGTTCTCGAACCTAAAGGGAGTGGGACCCCATGCCACCATGCTGGATTCCAACAAAGATAGGAGAGTGATCGGATGTGGTCCTAGGGAGAATACAATGAGTGAGAATTTGAAACTTGTTCTCCCATTCCATGCAATAAACAAATCTATTCAATCTACTAGCAACAGCTCTAGCCCCTCCTATAGACCAGGTAAAATAAGTGTTGCCCGGTGGGAGGTCTCTCAGACCACAGCCCCTAATTGATGAGTCAAATTTCTGCATACTTGCGGATACCCTCCCTCTCCCCCTTCCCCCTTTTCTCCTCTATGAGAAATCTTACCACATTAAAATCCCATCCCACTATCTGCCTATGAGTGCAGAAACCATAAACAGAGtagatttcatcccaaaaaaCATCCCTAAGATTTGGTCTAGAAGGCCCATACATTGAGGAAACCCTCCACTGATATTTCCCTCACTTCAAACAGCACCGAGAGGGCAAAAAACCCCTCCAATGTGTCCAGTCTAGATATATTATGACAATCCCACGTGACAAAGATACCGACTAGGCCCCAAGCAAGGGTAAGTATTCCCAACTTGCAGTGACCCCCTCAGATACTCCTCATTACCCCCCGGTCTATGGTTTCCAATCTGGTTTCCTGGAGGACAACAGTGTCTGGGGAGTACTTGTCCAACACTTCCTTAGTCAAAATCCTTTTTCTAGTCCCCCCCCCTCCCCTAGCCCTCTAAGGTTCCAGCTGACAATCTTCATAACATAACGTGCTTTCCCCCCTTCCCCAGCCCTTTACCTCTCTTATAGTTAATCAAAGAAACACGGTCTTGCAGCTCTTTCTGAACTTTGTTTTTCCTTCTCTGGCAAGTCCTAGGGATTAAACCCAGCCTCACCAAATTTCCAGCATGGTCTAAAAATTCCAGACCTAAGTCCCCAAGGAGTTTATGTGGGTCAAGGTTGTCTCACCCACCACTCTCAAAGCAAACCCCACAGCCCTCCCTTCTATTAGATACCTCCCTATCCCTTTGGCATAAAGTGTCCAAAGAAAGAGAAAGTTGATGAGGAAGAGGGTGAATATTTTTACCGGTTCTTGATGGACCAGGGTCCTCCATGGAATGATCACCCTTCATAGACAAATCCATCCAACACCACTGGAAGGAATAACGGACTTAGACATAGTAGAAAAATTGGGCCAAGGCTGGGGTCAGAAGATGAAGGCCCCTCATTGTTTAAAGCTAGCAAATGATCAGAATAatgattaataaaatttatacCTGCTTGTGCATTCTTGGGATCCAGCTGAAGACAATCTCTCTCCGAAACCTTTGGGATCTTAACTAAACTTTTGCTGTTATAGATCTCCTCCCCTTGGAATCTCTGTTGTTTTCAGAAAAAATCTGAATTAATCCCTCCTCTTCTGCGTGTTCTAGATCTGCTCTCATCTGATCTATCAAAAGTTCCTTCCCAGACTTAGCTAGTCTGCCCATCTCTTCCTCTGAGTCAAAGTACAGCTCTTTTACTTCGTTATGCTCTCTTGTATCTAATAACAAATTTGAAAACTGATTGCTACCACTTGCTCCTGCTGATCATGGGGTTTGCCGTAATTGATCTCTGTGCCTTCCCCTTCATTATAGATTGCTGCATTATGCAGTCCCGACGGACCTGCACAATCTATTCAAGGTTGCTGTGCCTCTTGGACTAAACTGTTCCTGCCATCCCTTGTTGGTACAATAGTTTTTTCTTTGATGACCCACACTGGCTTAGATGTCTTATTTCCATACATTTTGAGCCTTAAAGTGTCGAATCCAACCTTGTCATATCCTTTCTTCCTCCTGAAAGGCCACCCAGTAAATTTGGTAGCCTCCCCTGTGACCTGTCCAGTTTCTCGTATGGTGCTGGGATTCCTATTAGGATATATCCCCCCTATCCCTTTGGCTGTGAATGAGAGCCATATCTGGATCAGACCTTGTTGCCGAAGTTCCAGAGATATTGGTGAAGGAAAGTCTCTGGAACACATTGTTGCTCTCCTCCTCTGGCCTAATTTTCGAAGAGCCATAGTCCAAGCATTTCCAGTTGCCTTTGTTGGCTTTGGAGGCCTCGCTGTGGGCGATGAGAGTTCCAACAGGGCAGTAGGTAAAGCCCTCCATCCAGTTTCTAATCACCCTTGGGAATATGAAGGTCAAGGAGGCATTTTCTACTATTCTTCTCTATGCAAACAAACCTGCCTCTGCAATTTTCAAAAACCTTCAGCCTTACCCTGTTTCCCTCTTCCGTGAATCTGGCACCACGGTGATTAGCAGCAGTCCCATCATTGGCCTCACAGAGCACACCTAGAATCTTTAAGACCCACACGAGTTCCTTGGATGATGTAAGATTTGTGTCTTTCTTCATATTTCATGATACGATAGGTCACTGAGTCCAATCGTATAACTGAGATAACTTTTCTCTCAGTTTTGAATGTAGCAAACTCCCCATTCCTGTGCCATGTTCGAACTAGATGGAGGTGATGGTCCATAAAGTAGAAAGAACACTGGATTAAGGGATAAATACAGACGCCGCAGCTGTAGGAGTTCGCAATCTCTCTGGTTCAAAGAGATGGGAATCGAGTTTGAGAAATGGTGGCAAGACTGAAAAAAATTGAGGGTCGGATTGGTTCTTGCGAGCGAAGACAGTAGCCGAAACCTCTGTGTGGTTTCAGGTTTCCCAATGGTCATGCAGGAGAACTCATAGGGAGAATATTGTTGGAGTAGAATCGACTTTGATTCAGTCGACTGGGTTTCAGCTTCGCAAGAGATCTCGAAAAGGAAAAAAGTCAGTGAAGAGTAAACTGTGATACAGTCAACTGGGTACCGGCTTCGATAAAAGAAGTCTGGGAGGACAATGAATGGCGATGAAGCACAGTCTTCAAGGAGTTAACAGTCAGCTAAGGAACGTCTTTGAGAGCAAGAGCTGCGCCTCTCCGATGATACTAGAGTTGAAGAGAACTAGGAAGATGAAGGGACAGAGTGTCAGAGAGATGTTTGCCATGTATTGCCTCAAGGAGAGCATCACAACCTAAAATTTTTAAAGGTTCTTAAAGATAAggatataattaaaaaaaatcttctGTTTGATGCCTAGTGAAGCTTGGTTTGCAGAATCAGTTTTGGGGCTACTTTTCATGGTGAACGCATACAAACACAATTCATGAAAAATTTGAGGTCTGGTATCTGTCATGAATAATTCACATCTAACACTTTCGTTAGAATGGTTTAGTACGAATGTGTCTTCATTCCTACACTTTTCTTGTTATCATCAGCCTTTTTTCCATgttatgttgattatggattattaaATTTTCCTTGAAGGCAATGGAAACTAAGCTTGTTCTATGGGGTTACTTCATTTCTTGATAAATTTTGAAGAGAATTTTCTTTAGAAACATCTGGTGAAAGCAGTTTTGTGCTTTGTATGACTTGTTTGAAGAGAAGCACTTGTGTACTGTGGTATACTGCACTGTATTTCTCCTCCCACCCCCTCCCCCTCCACCCCACCCCTAAGTGCACCTGCTTGCCTTGCTTGTCCTGAAGTTTTTTCCCAGTGCATTGATGTCTTGTCTGAAATTTTAGGTTGATAAAAGTAGCCATTACTTCTAAAGCCCAATTTACTTATACCTGGTGATCTCCAGGAATATAATTTGTACCAAATAATGAAAGAACGACGGAGACATTTTTCAGAGGAAGAGATACGGAGATTTATGTCTCAGGTGCTGCAAGGACTTGCACACATGCATAAAAATGGCTATTTTCATCGAGACTTGAAACCTGGTATAAAGTTGCATTCCCCAGCTTAAAATTTTATTGTACTTGTTACATTACCCATATTTTTCTGTAAGTtgaaattgaaaattattttgccTCAGAGAACTTGTTGGTGACAAATGATGTTATCAAAATTGCTGACTTTGGACTGGCTAGGGAAGTATCATTAACGCCTCCTTACACTGATTATGTTTCTACACGGTGGTGAGTCATATTCATTGACATAGTCAGACGTCTCTATGTGCATGCATGATGCATGTGGGCACTTGTGTTCTTTCTGTTTAATCAGTGAATTAACTTTTTTCATCTAGTGATTATGTTACCTTTGGGATTTTTTCTATGTGAATGTAAGGTATCGGGCACCGGAAGTTCTGCTGCAATCCTCGATGTACACTCCTGCAATTGGTATGCTGTATTTTTCATTGTCTGTATATTGCAAAGCTTCTCTACTCCTTGCTGAATGCTGAGTAAAATCTGCTTGGCTTACTGGGCTTGGCCTATTAGTTCGGTGCCATTGTTGGTGTGATGTTCCCCAGTTAGTTTAGTTGCTGCAATCATCCTAAGATTCATTAATTATAGGAAAGATTGGTCCAGCCTGGTTTTATTGACTAACAAGTGAAACTACTTACAGACATGTGGGCAGTTGGAGCAATATTGGCTGAGCTTTTCACCTTATTCCCTATTTTCCCTGGTGAAAGGTAATTTTACAGTCTTACTCTGTTTAATGGCCATAGATCTTAATGGGGAAAGATGTAAATGGGAATGTTGTTGTGGTGTATTGTGTTATTTGTGGAATGTTCCTGTGGTGTATCTTGAGCTATTTTATTGCACATATACAATTACAAAATTCTTTACATGCACACTTGTACTCTTTGTAGTATTGACACAATGAAGTTACTGCAGTTGATAGATGATTAAAAATGACTAGTTTCTTATGATAGCTAATGTACGGTCCCGAGACTTGCTCTTTTAAGCATGTTGAGCCAAGATTAATGAACTGGCTTTGGAATAAATGTGCACGTTGTCTGATTATATATGGTGAGCATTCGGTATCAAATTTATCATTCAATTTATTACTCTGCTTTTCagtatttttttcttattttttcgaCTTTTTATTGACTGCTAAATGGTAAACATAAGATTACATCGAAGATTTGGGAACATTGGAGCCTCTAAAGGTACAATATCTTAAGGAATGCAATTTTGTTTTAACAATTCCAGCTAATGCATCTGAATCATTACTTCAAGACATCTCAATCATTTTGGATTTCTAAATCTTCATGCTATCGTGTTCGCCTAACTGTTGGTGAACCACGCTGTTGCAATTGCAATTGACAACTTGACATTCCAACACCCACTTGTAGTTGCTTTAGCGTAAGTtactcttaaaaaaataaaaatttagtttCTTCAATCAAGGAGTCCTTGGCAAGAGTTTTTGACAGACTAGTGCATACTTCGATGTCCAGTTCATGATATTTGTATGTAATATGTCCTAAACATAAAAATTGAAAAGGGATTACTATGATTTCATACCCAAATGAAAGTTTGCAGGCAgaattataaaacaaatttttatgTGTACATTATGATCCGTATTTGTTGTTATTGGAATGAAATCACACTATACAACATTTTGTCATGGTAGTAGATTCATAACTTTGCCCCTCGGATATAGGAATAATTAGGATTCAGGAGTTAAGAGGGGAATGTATCAGAAGATtcagaactaaaaaaaaaaatgaaatgagtaaggcatgttaattttttttttttttgggggggttgggggggggggggggtgggtaaGGTGTCTAGTTGTTTTACATTTATTCTTAATAGTTAAAAAAATTGGAATTTTTTTAATATAGCACTAACACACTATTTTGATATTTGAAATCTAtagtaaattattgaataaaagtATAATTTTATCATCCACCCCCCCTCTTATGGCATAGTCTATGGATTCAGAACTCAGGAGTTCGAGGAATAATTCAACATTTGGTTATGATTCGGTTGTTCTAGCCTTGACTCAACTCAATTTAAAGACATGTTTAAGTGATGAATAGTGAAAGGTAAAAATATGGTCATAGAGGTGTTTGGTACCTCATattttacatatttatttattttattagttttttaatataaaatttccTTCATGTTTTGGATCACAAATCAATTTCTGGGTCTttgctaaaattttttaaatgaccaATGTTTCTATTAGGTTTTTATTAAAATGGTTACAAGTTCCAAAAAATTTAACTTGCAAATCATTTAAATGCTCCTACACTTGGAAAAATGATTATGTTcaatgaaaaatattatatttttttgaatattatttcatttttgtccAATAATTCTTGTAAATTTTCAAATGAGCAGTCATTGGCAATTCCCAGTTATAGAAGGGGGCATTTTAGAATTTCTACCATCTCTCAAAATTAGGCGCCTTCAGGAATTATGGTTTTTGGTGTTTTGTTTAAATGAATGATCAATTCTTCTAATGCCTGGGAAATCATTCATTTTCataatgaatttcctgaaaaCAATGTTTAAAAGGCAAAGGTGTAAGGTGAGatgttttaacccttaagaggtaAGGCATTTTAACCATTAAGAGGTGAGGCGCaggccttttgagaattttatttttagatagaaattgtaaataaattacatatattttaaaaacaaagaaaaaattaagaaaatcacaactaaatatttttttaaaaatcaaatataattcgCAAAATACTCATCTGCCATTTAAAAATTGCTAACCTGAATTCATTacgtaaatcatgacaagaggcagcaataacattacaaagttcaaattgttttcaagatctaagatacaactcttgTTTATTTGGGAAAGATTGAGGTTTGAGAAGTTTAGAAATCAACTCTTAGACATTCCTTTTCATAAATGtggagttaaaattttctaactgaatctaacttgagattcacacacccaaaatgcataagcctcaactaaaaagacGCAAAAGGGTCAATTTTTGAACAAGTGTTTAAGCTTTAGCGTGTAATGTGTTAGCgtttttgggatttggtattttacATCGAGCCTCAGggtgttttaggcatgccttgccttgaggcaagCCTCAAGGTGAGCCCCGATtgtgccttttaaaacattatcTGAAAATGAAGGTATGCATACACCTTGATCACCAAACATAATGTGTCATATATTAATGTACTGTAAAAATTGATTGACTGATTGATTTATTTTAACAGATGAAGTGTGCCTCAGTTTCCCAGAAGCATTCTAATGATATCAGTGCTTAGTGGTAGGAATTTATACCAGGGATGGGACTGGTTTTTGAAAATTTCCTTTGATTGGATGCCCTGATGCTCTCACCTGCATGATTCCAGTGTCCTTACCCAATTGAAAAGCCGAAAATGTTTCTGTACTAGGCATTGGAGCAATTAAAAAACAAAATCTCTGGCTTGCACTTATAATTTTGTTCTATTCTGGCTGTTGATGTTTTGACTAACGTGCCAAGCCAGTGAATATGACATCACTAATTGTCCATTAGGTAGTTACTAACACATGACTGAGCAGTCAGCCTCACTCCTACTAGTATTGGTATTCCAGTTGCAGCCTCTGCAATCTTGGATTGCTTGATAGTTGTTCTAGGCTCTCTTTTCAATGGAGCTTCTCCTTTTCAAAAGTGCAAGTTCAGTTCAAAGTGTTTGCTAACTTAATTTTTGAGCTTTTAAAAGTTTGATTTTAGCCTTTACAGGAAGCTTTTAGAAGGCAGGACTTTGAAGCTTTCAAAAGCCTGAGGCTAGTTTTTTCAATGTATTTTCGATTACCATGCTTACCTTTTGCTTTTGACAAATATTACGATGTTGCCTATTCAGATGGTTATACAAGTATATTGAACTGCCCATTTTAGTTATTTAAAACACAGGTTATATAAACATTTGGAGACAACTTCTTTTTAACAGCCCATTTTGAAAGAAGAGTGCCAAACAATTTTTGCAACCTCCTAACATAAATCAACTCGTTTTCAACGGTTCCTTTTTTCACCTGCCAACCCACCccaaggggggaggggggggggggacataACTAATCCTAAAACTGAAATCAGTTTACTACGTACAATTTTAAATATAGATGCCTGTTATTTGATTAATTGTATATCACAGTAAGCCACATACATGTAGAAATTAAGATGTCCCTAAATAATATTCAGTTATTTTAATGATTTGTTTCCTTCCATGAGGTCATTAAGAACTCATTTGTGCATTTAACAGATTTCTGTGAATTGTTTGTATATGAAAGTTCGATAAATATATTTACTCCAATTTTGTTCCACTTTATCATGACATTTATTGCACATTTAATCTGTGATTTGCTTCGAATGCTggttgaaattaaaaatttttagtaGTGTGCTATGTTTCACTTGATACTTCTGGATCAGGAGAATTTTAGCAGCATATTTTAATTTTACAGCTCGTAAAACTGGTTTCTTCTTTGGGCAGTGAAATAGATCAGTTTTACAAGATTTGCTGTGTTCGTGGTACTCCAGATTGGAGGGCATTTCCACAAGCGATGAATGTTTCACAGTTAGTCAATATTACTTATTCAGAGGTGAGGTTTTGTTTCTACAGTTATTCTATAAGCATTTTCCTATTCGGtgaacccctctctctctctctctctctctcattgtaCAATCTTTTCTGTGGACAGATTTTGCCTGCTAACCTTTCAGATATCATTCCCAATGCCAGCTTAGAAGCAATTGACTTGATCATGGTGGGTGCTGATGTTTATGTAAAATCTGCATACACTCCTAGTTTGTTTTCTCAATCATGATTAATTTGTAATTggctcagttttttttttttttttggtgcatTTTATGTTTTACTCTCTTTTTTGACACTAGAAATTGTGTTCGTGGGACCCACTAAGAAGGCCAACTGCAGAACAGTCTTTACAGCATCCATTTTTCCATGTAACATATGTTTGTAGGCTTGTTATGACATTCTTATTGTTGTCTATCTACTTAACTAACATGTGGTGATTGATAGGTGGGCACTTGGGTTCCTTATCCACTCCGAGATCCACTCCAGCTGAAGCCAAATGCTACAAGTGAGTTAATTCAGAGTACGCTGCTTGATTTTGTAGTTTTATTTGACATGCATGAACTTTtttagttgttgttgttgtttactGCATCATTTTTCCTTCACACTACTTTTTGCAGGAGTAGAGCCAAATCTTGAGCTGAATCTATGGAATTTTGACCCAAAAACGGACGACTGTTTTCTTGGCTTGACTCTGGCCGTGAAGCCTAGTATTTCCAACTTGGGTAATAGAGATGCTTTGCTGCTTTTGCATGATTGCATTTGTCCTTGATGTTGTAATTTTGCATTCTATTCCTTGAACTTGCAAAGTTGCAATCAAGGACTAAAATATCAAATTTGATGGAAAAATTGAGTTTCtcgattttccaaaattttggttTTGATAGAAAGTTCAATTTCGATTTAAAAAAATATCAGAAACTCATAATAAATGGAAATTATGAATGAAACATTGGGAAATGttcagaaaatttatttttgaattacttagaaacaaaataaaaaacatcaaaatttgcacctttttaattgttttttaaataccaaaatttcatatgGTATTCCTAAAATTTTGGCTGAAATCcccaaaattcccaaaattttcagctgaaattttgaaagaaaagaaattgaaaaataatttcattttcGACCAAAATGTCATCAAAAGTACCAAAATTTTTAGGAACCTACAGGAATTGTTCATGATATTATAAAAAAGGTGGAGGTTTTTAAGGACCTTTGCCTTAATATAAATTCAATTTATGAAATACAAAAAAAAGAGGGTAGGGTGACTCGTATATAGCTTTgtattacctttttttttttctactcttCACCCTTCTTTCTCttgtcatattttttattttattgtttctATAGAATCCAATGTTCTGTaataaccatggtcttaaatttccacgaaattgtcgaaatttccggtttccatcaccctcgaaatcgaaatcgtattcaatttccgtcttgcataatttccatcgaaatctcaatgaatcatctcgaaatttatcgaaatctcgaaattccagcgaaacttgtcaaaattttaactatacaatgaaatttccttggaattcaaataagagatttaggagtgaagtgaaatttctcccttaatttattttatttatttttatcgaaacaaaaaatattatgaaaaatgcttttgaaattatatgaaaaaataacttACAGCAGctttttatttaaccatttatgtctaaatcatcattatttgtacaatatataatatttaaatgatttatgaatttcatttgtatgcGCTGAATATGTTTACtatacattatcttacaaatatgtttgacacACATACTATATTGCAACTTTTcaacctcatacacaacatagtgtgtttaacttgtaatatatttgtcctaaaacttacattattatgtttgttaaccatttctaaagtttcacaaagaattacatgctttactactgatttccgttattttttcaaatcgtaatcgaaattgacatcgaaatcgaaatttctgtcgaaatttccgtacttttggagtttcgaaattttagtcgaaattgaaatttaagaccttggtaaTAACATGACATCAAAATAGGCTAAAAGACGTCTGCCAACCTGATAAACTTGTAACCAAGATCatgtaaattaaaaattttccctAAGCTGCGAAAATGAAGTTTAGGAAAAGGGAAGAATGGAAGATGCATTTTAATCTAGGCGGTTTTTGAATAGGTTTCTCCTGATATTGCCTTCTTGCAGGAAACTAAATTTGATTGTTTGAATGGAGGTGTAGTTAGGAGTTTTATGGAAGGTAGGTGCCAGGATTGGAAATTTCTACTTCTTAGGGTGCAATTGGGGGTGTACTAATTGTGTGGGATGCCCATTTTATTTCCAAATTATCTAGTaagcttcttttctctttttgtttttaaCAAGTTAGAGCAGAGGGGCCAATGTTGGTTCACCTCGATATCTGGTGCTACTTGGTCCACTCATTGTTCTTATATTTGGGCTGAGTTATATGACTAGTTTTTGTTATCCTAGGTGGATTGGATGGGGTGATTTTAATGTAGTTAGATTTCCTGGGGAAAAAGGACAACTTAGGCTCACTGTGGTTGTGCATCATTTTTATAGGTTTTGTGGTCCTCCCTTCCCTAGAACCACATttgtgggagctttgtgcactgggctgcccttttAGCGGACCCACCTAGTTGACTTAAGGCGTagtttattgttgttgttgttgttgtgagTGAGTGTGGGTTGAGGGATTGTCCTTAATTTTTCGTTCTTTAGATTTGATCATTTCCCTATCATGCTCTAGCCTAGTGACGTATGTAGGGACCTGGGGTTCTTAGCTCATTTCATATTTAGAAATATAGGTTAATAATATGTGGAGTAAGTGTTCCATAAGGTGGTCGCAGGTTTTTAGGTTTATGCACTGGGCTGCCCTTTATGcattattattgtgatttttCTTGTCCTTCTTTTTGATTACTATTTCATATTAGTATAGTTTCTTATTGTCTTCTGTGTATATTCTCGTATTTCCTATCATGAATTCTTTCTTTTTATAAATAAGCGTAACTTCAAGGGCCATTTGGTT includes:
- the LOC131155805 gene encoding serine/threonine-protein kinase MHK isoform X3 — encoded protein: MMERYKILKELGDGTCGRVYKAVNMETYEIVAVKKMKRKFYFWEDCMSLRELKALRKLKHPNIIMLKEVVRENNELFFIFEYMEYNLYQIMKERRRHFSEEEIRRFMSQVLQGLAHMHKNGYFHRDLKPENLLVTNDVIKIADFGLAREVSLTPPYTDYVSTRWYRAPEVLLQSSMYTPAIDMWAVGAILAELFTLFPIFPGESEIDQFYKICCVRGTPDWRAFPQAMNVSQLVNITYSEILPANLSDIIPNASLEAIDLIMKLCSWDPLRRPTAEQSLQHPFFHVGTWVPYPLRDPLQLKPNATRVEPNLELNLWNFDPKTDDCFLGLTLAVKPSISNLEMVRKVSEGTREDMLFCSGFQGHLGQSAFWSLLSPDRNETDMPLRLALSLPFSDGVWRGLGAVPPTGFDLPG
- the LOC131155805 gene encoding serine/threonine-protein kinase MHK isoform X4; translation: MMERYKILKELGDGTCGRVYKAVNMETYEIVAVKKMKRKFYFWEDCMSLRELKALRKLKHPNIIMLKEVVRENNELFFIFEYMEYNLYQIMKERRRHFSEEEIRRFMSQVLQGLAHMHKNGYFHRDLKPENLLVTNDVIKIADFGLAREVSLTPPYTDYVSTRWYRAPEVLLQSSMYTPAIDMWAVGAILAELFTLFPIFPGESEIDQFYKICCVRGTPDWRAFPQAMNVSQLVNITYSEILPANLSDIIPNASLEAIDLIMKLCSWDPLRRPTAEQSLQHPFFHVGTWVPYPLRDPLQLKPNATRVEPNLELNLWNFDPKTDDCFLGLTLAVKPSISNLEMVRKVSEGTREDMLFCSGFQGHLGQSVQFSIPLLESHSQQGSP
- the LOC131155805 gene encoding serine/threonine-protein kinase MHK isoform X1 yields the protein MMERYKILKELGDGTCGRVYKAVNMETYEIVAVKKMKRKFYFWEDCMSLRELKALRKLKHPNIIMLKEVVRENNELFFIFEYMEYNLYQIMKERRRHFSEEEIRRFMSQVLQGLAHMHKNGYFHRDLKPENLLVTNDVIKIADFGLAREVSLTPPYTDYVSTRWYRAPEVLLQSSMYTPAIDMWAVGAILAELFTLFPIFPGESEIDQFYKICCVRGTPDWRAFPQAMNVSQLVNITYSEILPANLSDIIPNASLEAIDLIMKLCSWDPLRRPTAEQSLQHPFFHVGTWVPYPLRDPLQLKPNATRVEPNLELNLWNFDPKTDDCFLGLTLAVKPSISNLEMVRKVSEGTREDMLFCSGFQGHLGQSAFWSLLSPDRNETDMPLRLALSLPFSSIQHPSVGVPQSAGFTVTSLQPNMLDHSY
- the LOC131155805 gene encoding serine/threonine-protein kinase MHK isoform X2; this translates as MMERYKILKELGDGTCGRVYKAVNMETYEIVAVKKMKRKFYFWEDCMSLRELKALRKLKHPNIIMLKEVVRENNELFFIFEYMEYNLYQIMKERRRHFSEEEIRRFMSQVLQGLAHMHKNGYFHRDLKPENLLVTNDVIKIADFGLAREVSLTPPYTDYVSTRWYRAPEVLLQSSMYTPAIDMWAVGAILAELFTLFPIFPGESEIDQFYKICCVRGTPDWRAFPQAMNVSQLVNITYSEILPANLSDIIPNASLEAIDLIMKLCSWDPLRRPTAEQSLQHPFFHVGTWVPYPLRDPLQLKPNATRVEPNLELNLWNFDPKTDDCFLGLTLAVKPSISNLEMVRKVSEGTREDMLFCSGFQGHLGQSVMGFGGASGQCPRRGSTYPVRSQGSSSIQHPSVGVPQSAGFTVTSLQPNMLDHSY